The genome window AGGTGCCCGGGGCGCACGTCGTTCTGGCGCAGGTTGAAGATGATCCCCCCGACGAACACGCCCTCGTGGTAGGGCGCCGACGCGACGCGGACGATGTTGTTGGCCGCGAACAGCGACGCCGTCTCCTCGGAGGAGACGATGTACACGTCGCGGCCGAGGCCGAAGCGCAGGGGCGCGACGAAGCCTCCGCAGACGAGGTCCCCGAGGACGTCGAAGATGAGGGTGTCGTAGGCGCCGACCTCGCGCGCGTGCTCCTCCAGGAACTGGCACAGCGTGGCGACGCTGCGGCCCCCGCAGCCCTGCCCCGGAGGCGGCCCGCCCGTCTCCAGCACGTCGAGCCCCGGCCGGCTGCTCGTCACGAGCTCGCGGAACCCGTGGCCTTCGAGCCCCGTCACCATGTCGACGATGGTCGGCGCGCGCCTGCCGCCCATGAGGCGCAGCGACGTGTCCGCCTTGGGGTCGCAGCCGAGGAGCAGGACCTCGCGGCCGTCGCGGGCGAAGCTCGCCGCGAGATGGGCGCACGTCGTGGACTTGCCCACGCCGCCCTTCCCGTAGACGACGACCGTCAGCGGCCTGCGCTTCATGATCGCGGACGCCCGGAGGCCTCGTCGCGCAGGATGGCCGAGGCGACGCGGTCGACGAGATGGCGGAAGCCCGCGTAGCCGAGGAACGGACGCTCGGCGACGGGATGCTCGACGTAGTTCGGATAGCCGATCGGCACGTGCACGGCGTCGTCGGGCGAGAGGTCGCTGCCCGTGGGGGCGAGGCACACCGGGCGGATCCTCTTCTCGAGCGGCCCCAGGGCCGTCAGCAGGGCCGGGTCGGCCAGCAGACCCAGCTCGGCGCACAGCTCCCGCAGGGCCGCCGTCAGGTGGGGATCGTCCTGCAGGACCTCGGCGACGCGGCCCGAGATGACCCGCAGCACGTGGGCCTGCGTGTCGCGCACCGCGGCGCGGCTCTCCCGGGCGGCCAGCGGCGCGGCCTCCCGCCCGCGTCCGGCGGACGCGGCGACCTTGCGGAGGAACCTCTCGGTGGCGGACAGCCCGAGCGGCAGCTCGGCCTCGCAGAGCCTGGCCCCGGTCCGCTCGGCCACGACGCGGGCCGCCTCGCGCGCGTAGGGAAGAGAGATCACGAGGCTCGCGCGCTCCGCCGCCTCCAGCTCCGCCCGGCCTCCGCCGGACAGCCAGACGGATTCCACGCGCAGGCCGAGGGCCTCGAGCAGGCGCCTCAGCTCGCGCAGGTTCCCGGCGTGGTCCGGCTCGTCGCGGTCGTGGAGATAGCCGACCAGCGCGACGGCGTCCTTCCCGCGGCGGCCGGGGCGGAGCGTCACGCTCCGGGCCAGCGCCTCGCAGGTCCGCGCGTAGCCGTCGAGCCAGGTGCCGCCGAGCGAGCGCGAGGGGATATGGCAGAGCAGCGGCCCGCCGGGCCGCGCGTGGCGGCGCGCGACCTCCTTCAGCGGGAAGTTCACGAGCTCGTGGAAATCGAAGGTCGTCGACAGCACGATCCCGGCGTCGGGCTGGGCGCAGACCCCCGCGAAGACGGCGTCGACCTGGGCGTTGCGGTCGGTCGAGAGGCTCTTGACCTCCTCGCGGTCCTGGACCTGTCCGGTGTGCACGACGCGGCGATGGCCGATCGGCGGCAGCAGGCGGCAGCGCAGGTTGTGGCAGTACTGCATCTCGGCCTTGGTGAAGACGCAGTAGGGGCCGTCGACGACGAGATAGGCCCCCGCGAGGGCGTCGACGGCGACGTATACGCCGTTGAGGAAAGGCAGGCGGAAGGATTCGACCGCGGCGGCGAGGCTGTTCTCGATCATGATATCCATGGCGCCAGGCAGGCGCGGTGACGGGCGAAGGGGCGCGACTCGCATTTCAACAGGAGCCGGCACGCGGACCGCAGCAGGCCCGCCGGCCCGGGCTCGAAGACGTTGTCGTTGAAGCCCGGCAGGCCGTGCGCCTCGAGGCGCGGGTCGTGGTTGAAGTGCGTGAAGGCCAGGTCGACCCCGCGGCGCAGGAGCCGGTCGAGCCCGGCGCGGGTGGAGAACGGGACGAACTCGATCGAGCCCGCGCCCTTCGCCTCCGGGGGCCGGCGCAGGGCCGCGGCCGCGGAGGGCGCGGGGCTCCAGACGAGGCAGCGCACGCGGAAGCCCAGCTCGCACAGCAGCCCCGCCGTCGAGAAGCCGAAGGTCCGGCCGCGCGAGGCCAGCAGCTCGAGGTCGGCGGCGTCGCCGATGAGCGCCGCCGTGCGCGCGCGGCAGCGCGGGATCAGCGCCTCGAGCCCGGCGGCCGCCGCCGCGGGGACCTCCGCGGGCGCGTCCAGGCCCAGGACGGAGACGACGCGCGCCAGCCAGGCGCGGGTCCCGGCGAGGCCGAACGGAGGGTGATGCCGGACGACGCGCAGGCCGCGCCGCAGGAAGACCCCGTCCTCGATCTTCGCCCAGCCCACCGGGTCGTACCAGACCACCGCGCCGGCCGCGCCGATCTCCGGGAAGGAGCGGACGTCGAGGTTCGGGAAGAGCGCGCCCACGACGCGCAGGCCGAGGCCGCGGCACAGCCCGGCGGCCTCCTTCGCCGCCGCCTCGGACGGCAGGCCGGCGAGGATGACGGCCTTCGGGTCGCGGGCCGGAGCGAACTCGACCTCATCGAGCAGGCGATCGACGAGGGCCTCGTAGACCGGGCCCGAGTTGCGGGTCTTCGACGTCCACAGCACCGGCACGCCCAGCTCGCGCTCGATGCGCTCGATGAACGGCGCGGGCGTGTCCCCGACGAGCTCCGGCAGGCAGGTGGTCTTCAGATGGATGAAGGCCGGCTTCTCCTCGCGCGCGACCCGCTCGAGGACGCGCCCGAGGATCTCCTGCGTGCGCCCGCCCACGACGTCCGCCTCGCCGATGTCGGTGTCCGTGTAGGAGAAATCCCCCTCCGCCGCGCGGGGGCCGTCCTCGGCGAAGAAGCGCAGCGGCGCCACCTCGAGCCGCGGGTTGTTGGCGTTGCACTCCAGCGTCGCGTGGCTGATCTGCGCGTAGCGCGCGCCGAAGCGGACGTCCTGCTCGAGGAAGCGCACGTCCGGGTGGACGAACTTCCAGAAGCGCGAGCCGTGATCGACGGCCCGGAAATAGGTCTCGAAGCGCGACGGGACCGAGTCCCCGCCGGGGTCGGAGTAGAGCAGGGCGTCGCGGTTGAGGCGCGCGAGGAGCTCCGCGAAGCCCTCTCCCGCCAGGCCCGCCGCGATCGCGCCCGTCACGGCGCGCTCGTCGCCGGCGGGCTCGCCGCCGCGGCCATCGGTCCCGAGCCGGGCGCGCCCCCCCGCGTCCCGGACGATCCGCAGGTCGAGCCGGCGGCGGTCCTTGGCCAGGACGAGCTCGACCTCGGTCCCGCGAAGGAACGCCTGCTCCAGCTCCCACCCCGCGGGCGGGCCGCCGAGGATCCCCTTGAGGTGCAGAAGCCCGTCCAGTCCGAGCCGGTGACGCGGGGCCGCCGGGTGGTTTTTTTCTATATGCATGGCAACGATTCTGCCAACAGGATAGCGCTCGCCGTGGGGCCGGGCCATTCTAATCTGTGCCGTCGCTGAGAATGCCGCTCCCCGAAAGGAAGGCGCGATGCCGGGGGAACGGCCGAGCCCGGCATTTCATCAGCAGGCGGCCGCCCGAGGCCAGCAGGCCGTCGAGGCCGGGCTCGAACGCGGCTTCGGTGAAGCCCGGCAGGCCGAGGGCCTCGAGGCGCGGGTCGTGATTGAAATGGGTGAAGGCGAGGTCGGCTCGCCTCGCGAGAGCGCGCTCGAGCTGGGCGCGCGTCGAGAACGGCGCCGTCTCGATCGTCCCGGCGCCGTGACCCTTGCGCGGCCGCCGCGCGCCCGCCGCGTCCGCCGTGCCGCCGGGGCGGAAGGCCAGGCAGAGCACGTTGAAGCCGAGCTCGCCGAGCAGCTCCGCCGGAGCGAAGCCGAGGGCGCCCCGCCGCGCGACGAGGAGCTCGAGATCGGCCTCGTCCCCGATCAGGGCCGCGGTACGCCGGCGGCACTCCGCCCTCAGCGCCTCGAGCTTGGCCGCGCGCGCCGCCAAGACCCGGTCGAAGGCGTCCTCCTCCCCCTGCAGGCCCAGGACCGAGGCGACCCGGCCGAGCCAGGCGCGCGAGCCGTCGAGCCCGTAAGGCGGATGGGTGCGGACCACGGCGAGGCCGC of Elusimicrobiota bacterium contains these proteins:
- a CDS encoding P-loop NTPase is translated as MKRRPLTVVVYGKGGVGKSTTCAHLAASFARDGREVLLLGCDPKADTSLRLMGGRRAPTIVDMVTGLEGHGFRELVTSSRPGLDVLETGGPPPGQGCGGRSVATLCQFLEEHAREVGAYDTLIFDVLGDLVCGGFVAPLRFGLGRDVYIVSSEETASLFAANNIVRVASAPYHEGVFVGGIIFNLRQNDVRPGHLEAFASRLGVDITAVIPRDPDILESEELGLTVFEHAPKGAAAARFRDLAKAIEARRGAVPGAAARPMPAAEFAEFARGQRIYRRAK